Within Runella rosea, the genomic segment AACGCTATTTGCAGAATAACCAGATTTTTTTTCAAGCCAAAGGCCTTGTAATAATAATCAGACCTTTGGCTTTGTCACTACTTCACCGGATTGGGCGGCGACAGCTGTGGGGCCATAAAACGGTAAATTTCCTCGCGTGACTCACGGGCCAATTTGGTGTCAATCCGGTTGAAAATGTGCCCTCCTGGAGCGTCCTGATAAATTTTATAGTCAAATTTCTTGCCGTGGGCTTTTAGGGCATTGATAAGCCCTTCCACTTCCAGCACATTCACATCTTCATCGTTGGTGTTGGTATGGACCAAAAGCGGGGTTTTGAGCTTGTGGGCGTTCCACATTGGCGACCGCCGCCGGTATTCGGCCACGTTTTCGGAGGCATCTTTGCCGAGGTGAGTTGTGGCTGCAAATTCATTGCGATAGCTCTGGGTTTTGTACCCCATCCGGGCAATCAAATCACTGACGGGCACACCCGCATAGGCCACGCGGTAGTCTTCTGGATGGTCAAAAATATTCATGAGGGTAATCATCCCGCCGTGGCTCCAACCCATAATTCCTACCCGCTCGGCATCTACTTGCGGCATGTTTTCGACGGCCCAACGCTTGCCCGCCAATACATCGTCGTTTTCGTAATCGCCATAATCAATTTGACGGTAAAACGCACTGCCGTAGCCCGTACTGCCTCGGTATTCGGGGGCAATGACGATGTAGCCTTGGTCAATCAATTCCTTGACAATGTGCGCATTGAAGGTATTAAAATCGCCGTGTATTCCGCCATGAATGAGTACCATGAGCGGCAGTTTTTTGGAAGAAGAAAATTTCTTTGGGACAAAAGTGTACGCAGGAATCACCACGGGATTGTTGGCGCCCTGTCCCGTTGGATTTTTGACCACGTGCGGGGGCTTACTGGCGTAGCGAACTTTGTCGATGATGGCTATATCTCCCAATTTTTGATACCAAAGCAGGTCGTCGATGTTTTTGGTCAGGGCTTGGTCGGTAAAACGAAGGTTGTCTTCAAGTGCCTTGAGGCGGTCAGCGAGGTCGGTAGGGGGAGTTTGGGCTATCGCCGTTTTAAAAATGAAACTCAAGAGCAAAATAAAGTAATATTTACGCATGGGTATAGAGGGTTTATTGATGGAAATAGAAGAAAAAAATAGTTCGCCGACGATGAAGACAATGGGTGTTTTCTTCATTGATGGCTATGAGTAAATATATTCTTAAATTGCGTATTCACAAAATCAGCATAGACACAATCAACATTTATGGAGCAAGAACCGATGGAGTTTGCCAAACCTGAAAAAATCAAGGACAAAACCAAAAAAGAGAAAAAAAAGAAAGCCGACCGGACCGTTGAAACAATGTACCGCTCCACCTTGGCCAACCACATGCAACTGAGTACGTTGGCCGATCAGAAAGCGGGCTTGTTGGTGTCGGTCAATGCCATTATTATTTCGATTATGGCCTCCTTTATGGTGCGAGAATCGTTTGACAATGCTTACCTGATTATTCCTACGTGCTTGCTCGTGGTGGTGTGTTTGTCGACCATTACAGTGGCACTTTTGGCTACACGTCCTTCGGTAAAGCCCCAATCGCAAAAACTGGGCGCGGAGCATGTACACAAGATGGATTTGCTGTTTTTTGCCGACTATACGGCCCTTACGTTGGAAGAATACCAAAAGGCAATGAAAGAAATGATGGTCAAAGAAGACCGACTGCACGACAGCCTCATCAAAAATATTTACGCTCAAGGCAAGGTCATGGAGCGTAAATACCGACTTATAAAAATCGCCTACACGATTTTTATCTTTGGGTTTCCGATGGTGTTGATTTGTTATCTCATCACCTTGTATTGGGCTTAGTCGCCGTTTTTGATGGTAGGTTTGGTGCCGTTTTCTACCGTAAATACCTCTTTGATTGATTTGGGATTGTCGATGGTTTTATAAAACTCGTCGAGGTAGTTGATGGTGCGCTTGATGTAGCCTTTTTCGAGCTGTGGATTGTTTTCGTACAGGGCGTAAATTTGCGGTTTTACCCGCCTGAAATTATCAAATACCTGTTGATACACCGCGGTTGAATACGTAATGCCCCGATAAATGCGCTGCCGTACTGAGTATAGGTTGAGGGCTTGGGGCGGGCGGGCGTATTTGGCCTCAATAATGCCCGAATGGTCAAAATCATAAGGAACCGCCGTGATGTAGGTGGTTTTGTCCAGCAGTTTGATATTGTGCAAATACGGTACCGACCAGTCTGAATTCCCAATCATGTATTCAAAAACCGCCACGGTAGCCATGCTGACCGAGTCGATGAGGTACATAGGAATTTGTTTTCGATACATATTCTTGGCTTTGTTGCGTTTGGCCAGAAAAGTTTCATCTTCGAGTAAAAAGGCAAATCGGGTTTCGGTTTCGCGTTTGCCAGCCGAATCTTGATAAGTTACCCTTGCCAAGCGGGCGTCGAAACTATCGTCGGTGAGCAGGTTATACATTTTATAGACCAAATATTCCTGAAAAATGTACTCTTCATTTTGGCAGTGCGTCACCAATTTTAGTAGATTCTGACGCTCAAAGATGGTGTTTTTATCTTTCTTGCTCGGAATATTCAGCAACAACGGAGGAAACGTACAGTTGGAGGGTGAGCGCCGAAAATTCCCCCGTACCTTCACCCTGATATTCAGGGCTACTTCCCCTTTTTTCTTTCGATTGTATTCTAATTTTGCCCACCGGTAAGGCTGCTTAGCATTTTTCCGGTCTTTCATGAGGGAGCTGAAATTGGTCGTGAGATTAAGCTCCAACATATCCTCTTTTTTGAAGAGAGGTCCCAATTTGACCTTAGTAGAATCTTTGGGTTCTTTTTGCGTAAAACCCTGTAAACTAAAAAGAAACAGGGCGACGGCGATGAGGCTACGGTAGAATGAATGAGTCACGGAGAAAGAGTTTTTTCGTTTTGGCTGATGTAATTTCGGATAAATGATTGCAAAAGGTAAAATTACGTTTTTTCGTACGGTAATTTAATCACAAACGTGGTGCCTTCACCTTCTGTGCTGATGACGTCGATGCTGCCGCCGTGGCCTTTGGTGATGATGTCGTACGCCAAACTCAGACCCAAGCCCGTGCCTTCGCCGGTGGGTTTGGTGGTAAAAAAGGGCTGGAAAATCTTTTCTTTGACCGCATCAGGAATGCCCGTTCCGTTGTCTTTTATCTTGATTTCAACCCGATTCCCCTTTTTTCGGGTAGAGACGCTAACCATCGGCTGATAGGGGGCCAACAAATTGGTCGGGTCTGCCCCATTTTTTTGCTGAACGGCATAAAAAGCATTGTTTATTAGATTCAGTAATACGCGCCCGATGTCTTGCGGCACCACCTTGATGGGGGGCAGGTTTTCGTCAAAATCCGTTTTAAAATCGGAGTTAAATCTACCAGCCGCGTTGCCTTTGTCTTTGGCGCGTAGGCCGTGGTAACTCAGTCGCAGGTATTCATCGGCGAGGGCGTTGAGGTCTGTGAGTTGTCGTTCGCCTGAACCCATACGAGAGTGTTCGAGCATTCCCTTCACGATGGAAGATGCGCGCTTGCCGTGGTGATTGATTTTCTGTAAGTTTTGTTCAATATCTCCCAAAAGTTCCGCTTCCAATTCATTGGCTTGTGCTACTTCTCCTTTGGTCTTTTTATCTTCTTTGATTTCTTTCAGTTCATCCAGTAATTCGATGCTTATTTCCGAAAAATTATTGACAAAATTCAGTGGATTTTGAATCTCGTGGGCAATCCCTGCCGTCAGCTCGCCTAAGCTAGCCATTTTTTCTTTTTGAATAAGCTGATTTTGGGTAGCTTTCAGTTCTTCCAACGATTCTTCCAACTGCGCCGTGCGCTCTTTTACCTGTCGTTCGAGGGTTTCATTTTGGACGGCCAGCAAGTGCTGTTTTTCCTGTTCCTGTGCTAAGGTCTTCTTATTGAGGTCGTTGTTTTCGCGAAGTTTCTCAATCAACTCTTTGTTGGTTCTGGAAAAACTGATGGCCAAATACAGCGAAATGCACAAGGGAACGCATAAAACCGCAATTTGATACGTGATAATACCGCCCAACCATTGCTCAAAAAGTGGGTAAGAACCAGCGTTTTCAAGCAATAGATCAATGTAAAACAACAGAAACATTACCAACGAAATCCCCATTCCAATCATGATGAGCCGCGCTCCAGGTTGGTGGCGGCGAAGGGCCAAGGCCGTGACGCGAATGACCTCGGTGGTCATCAGTAGTTCGGTGCCCAGT encodes:
- a CDS encoding ATP-binding protein is translated as MKNRLFIALFLLIPLARVAAQSIITIDTLPQKGFVLDKNWKWHAGDNPAWADPEFDDSGWSDVNPTDDVGNIPQLTKKNIGWFRTTLELSPLVAQKLTTLLISQSVASEIYINGLPARKIGTVSTDSKATRAVNIFKTNVIGLPYSVSFPFVQISIRVAYEHSSFYNRVGFSRNHCLKATVIETSYASDVNKYQRHQTYYGWFQVGVFFILTFLHLSFYILYRTQRANLYFSFTTFFLGLAFLCIPVTFDYFENLSDYFVAEFVQTIAFPIAYLFLIRAIYEIYHQPTGILFWLIVVFGVLVVISLFTPYSLGSIWAELGTELLMTTEVIRVTALALRRHQPGARLIMIGMGISLVMFLLFYIDLLLENAGSYPLFEQWLGGIITYQIAVLCVPLCISLYLAISFSRTNKELIEKLRENNDLNKKTLAQEQEKQHLLAVQNETLERQVKERTAQLEESLEELKATQNQLIQKEKMASLGELTAGIAHEIQNPLNFVNNFSEISIELLDELKEIKEDKKTKGEVAQANELEAELLGDIEQNLQKINHHGKRASSIVKGMLEHSRMGSGERQLTDLNALADEYLRLSYHGLRAKDKGNAAGRFNSDFKTDFDENLPPIKVVPQDIGRVLLNLINNAFYAVQQKNGADPTNLLAPYQPMVSVSTRKKGNRVEIKIKDNGTGIPDAVKEKIFQPFFTTKPTGEGTGLGLSLAYDIITKGHGGSIDVISTEGEGTTFVIKLPYEKT
- a CDS encoding Pycsar system effector family protein is translated as MEQEPMEFAKPEKIKDKTKKEKKKKADRTVETMYRSTLANHMQLSTLADQKAGLLVSVNAIIISIMASFMVRESFDNAYLIIPTCLLVVVCLSTITVALLATRPSVKPQSQKLGAEHVHKMDLLFFADYTALTLEEYQKAMKEMMVKEDRLHDSLIKNIYAQGKVMERKYRLIKIAYTIFIFGFPMVLICYLITLYWA
- a CDS encoding alpha/beta hydrolase family protein codes for the protein MRKYYFILLLSFIFKTAIAQTPPTDLADRLKALEDNLRFTDQALTKNIDDLLWYQKLGDIAIIDKVRYASKPPHVVKNPTGQGANNPVVIPAYTFVPKKFSSSKKLPLMVLIHGGIHGDFNTFNAHIVKELIDQGYIVIAPEYRGSTGYGSAFYRQIDYGDYENDDVLAGKRWAVENMPQVDAERVGIMGWSHGGMITLMNIFDHPEDYRVAYAGVPVSDLIARMGYKTQSYRNEFAATTHLGKDASENVAEYRRRSPMWNAHKLKTPLLVHTNTNDEDVNVLEVEGLINALKAHGKKFDYKIYQDAPGGHIFNRIDTKLARESREEIYRFMAPQLSPPNPVK